The Daucus carota subsp. sativus chromosome 9, DH1 v3.0, whole genome shotgun sequence genome window below encodes:
- the LOC108202611 gene encoding SWI/SNF complex subunit SWI3D — MDDKHKLAETLAPAVDTPTKLSDPPPEHTPPSRRRGGAQKRKHQSLSNLSGHQTTSSKRQAREKPPVAPLYQIHNGPLTRARLQPYFEAPEVKSDVDLANARILESRAKKAEEELAAAREDYEALEAKIEAECKKLMSRNVGDHVVPVHCGWFSWTKIHTLEERSLPSFFSGKSENRTPELYMEIRNGIMNKFHANPNARIELKDLSEIVVGDSDAKQEILEFLDYWGLINYHPFPETNSSILNIDAEEAEKTDSLLEKLYQFDKEESCALAVSKSNVATPTLASRLFPESSIADELMTAEGPSVEYHCNSCSADCSRKRYHCQKQADYDLCTECFTSGKFDSDMSPTDFILMEPGDAAGASSGKWTDQETLLLLEALELYKENWNEIAEHVATKTKAQCILHFVQMPIEDPFMDCDDQPDVSLKDDVGPLSATDDIQDSKDVNGAENKDKNISSSPSSTSIEKSKPVSETQIIQEQGENSILRALTEAFDVVDSSHSPKDKLSFSEAGNPVMALAAFLVRLVEPNVVTASTRTSLKSVSGTASGTQLAARHCFLLEDPTDEGKKTAEPLRAVAEAVGPEGQNNINQVSLKEDEKSNLVSDNSDLSSVHDKDKKENSLRDAEEQLVSPNGECLKDSQALKGPDVVNETVEPGPVKRSDIEKFPRKAEASNAEELGGLNSKVELPPTSLEKAKDATSLSLDAPKGEMLNSESTEALKDEKLSQSPTEQKDQGNLVTSDSIIENGAKDVREAADSKNENKDSADAKGDLCTKKVRQAAITAVSAAAVKAKLLADQEEDQIRLLATLLVEKQLHKLETKLAFFTEMDGLVMRVRELLERSKQRLYQERAQIIAVRLGVSNSSSRPMSQSLPVNRAAMHFANSALRPPGNMTFQRPPIARPMMASNPMAGNSVQSNQGNHSSSGMN, encoded by the exons ATGGACGACAAGCACAAACTCGCCGAAACCCTAGCTCCCGCCGTCGACACTCCGACGAAGCTCTCCGATCCACCGCCGGAACACACGCCGCCGTCTCGACGTCGCGGTGGCGCTCAGAAACGCAAGCATCAGAGCCTAAGTAACCTCTCTGGCCACCAAACGACGTCGTCGAAGCGGCAAGCTCGCGAGAAGCCTCCGGTGGCGCCGTTATACCAGATCCACAACGGTCCGTTGACGCGCGCACGGCTGCAGCCGTATTTCGAAGCTCCGGAGGTGAAGAGTGATGTCGATTTGGCGAATGCGAGGATTTTGGAGTCGAGAGCGAAGAAAGCGGAGGAGGAGCTGGCTGCGGCGAGAGAGGATTACGAGGCCTTGGAGGCGAAGATTGAGGCGGAGTGTAAGAAGTTAATGTCGAGGAATGTTGGTGATCATGTCGTGCCTGTGCACTGCG GTTGGTTTTCTTGGACAAAAATACATACATTGGAGGAGCGATCATTGCCTTCGTTCTTTAGTGGGAAATCAGAGAATCGGACTCCTGAATTGTACATGGAAATTCGTAATGGGATCATGAATAAATTTCATGCAAATCCTAATGCCAGAATTGAATTGAAAGATCTATCTGAAATCGTAGTTGGCGACTCAGATGCAAAGCAAGAGATTTTGGAGTTTCTTGACTATTGGGGTCTAATTAATTACCATCCATTTCCGGAGACCAATTCTTCCATTTTAAATATTGATGCTGAAGAAGCAGAGAAAACAGATTCTTTGCTTGAAAAACTTTACCAATTTGACAAGGAAGAATCATGTGCACTAGCCGTTTCTAAAAGTAATGTGGCAACACCAACTCTTGCATCTCGATTGTTTCCTGAGTCTTCTATTGCTGATGAGTTGATGACAGCTGAGGGTCCATCCGTTGAATATCATTGCAATTCTTGCTCAGCTGACTGCTCTCGCAAGCGCTATCATTGCCAGAAGCAG GCAGACTATGACTTATGTACTGAATGCTTCACCAGTGGCAAGTTTGACTCCGATATGTCTCCTACTGATTTCATCTTAATGGAGCCTGGTGATGCTGCTGGTGCCAGTAGCGGAAAATGGACAGATCAAGAGACGCTTCTCCTCCTTGAAGCACTAGAACTCTACAAAGAAAACTGGAATGAAATTGCTGAGCATGTTGCTACTAAAACTAAAGCTCAGTGTATCTTGCACTTTGTGCAGATGCCAATCGAGGACCCTTTCATGGATTGTGATGATCAGCCTGACGTGAGCCTCAAAGACGATGTGGGCCCACTTTCAGCCACTGACGATATTCAGGATTCCAAAGATGTGAATGGAGCagaaaataaagataaaaacaTTAGCAGTTCCCCCTCGTCCACTTCAATAGAAAAATCAAAGCCAGTCAGTGAAACACAAATTATTCAGGAACAAGGTGAAAACAGCATCTTAAGGGCACTTACAGAAGCATTTGACGTTGTTGACTCTTCTCATTCACCTAAAGATAAACTCTCATTTTCTGAAGCTGGTAATCCTGTCATGGCTTTG gCAGCATTTCTCGTAAGATTGGTGGAACCTAATGTTGTTACTGCTTCTACTCGTACTTCCCTGAAATCTGTATCTGGCACTGCCTCTGGTACGCAACTGGCTGCAAGGCACTGCTTTCTGTTGGAAGATCCGACGGATGAGGGTAAAAAAACAGCCGAACCACTACG GGCTGTCGCTGAAGCAGTTGGGCCAGAAggtcaaaataatattaaccaGGTGAGCTTGAAAGAAGATGAAAAGTCAAATTTAGTCTCTGATAACAGTGATTTATCAAGTGTCCATGATAAAGATAAAAAGGAGAATTCTTTAAGAGATGCAGAAGAACAATTAGTTTCTCCAAATGGCGAATGTTTAAAGGATTCCCAAGCTTTGAAAGGACCAGATGTAGTAAATGAAACAGTCGAACCTGGCCCTGTAAAAAGGTCTGATATTGAGAAATTTCCCAGGAAAGCGGAAGCAAGTAATGCAGAAGAGTTAGGTGGCTTGAACTCCAAGGTTGAGCTTCCTCCTACTTCTCTTGAAAAGGCCAAAGATGCTACGTCTCTATCATTAGATGCTCCAAAAGGTGAGATGTTAAACTCTGAGTCTACGGAGGCTTTAAAGGATGAGAAGCTATCTCAGTCCCCCACTGAACAGAAAGATCAGGGGAATCTAGTAACATCAGACTCTATCATCGAAAATGGAGCTAAAG ATGTAAGAGAAGCAGCAGACagcaaaaatgaaaacaaagacTCTGCCGATGCCAAAGGTGATCTCTGCACCAAGAAGGTAAGACAAGCTGCCATTACTGCAGTCTCGGCTGCAGCTGTGAAGGCAAAACTACTTGCTGATCAGGAGGAAGACCAAATTCGGCTGCTTGCTACCCTATTGGTTGAGAAGCAG TTGCACAAGTTAGAAACTAAGTTGGCTTTCTTTACGGAGATGGATGGTTTGGTAATGAGGGTGAGGGAACTACTGGAAAGGTCAAAGCAGAGACTTTACCAGGAGCGGGCACAGATAATTGCTGTTCGTCTTGGTGTATCCAACTCATCTTCTAGGCCTATGTCTCAGTCTTTACCTGTCAATAGGGCTGCAATGCATTTTGCAAACTCAGCACTAAGACCTCCGGGGAACATGACCTTCCAACGACCACCGATTGCAAGACCAATGATGGCATCCAATCCTATGGCCGGAAATTCAGTTCAGTCCAATCAGGGCAACCATTCTTCATCTGGAATGAATTAA
- the LOC108202499 gene encoding coatomer subunit gamma-2 isoform X2 gives MAQFVKKDDDLDGEEYSPFLGIEKGAVLQEARVFNDPQLDPRRCSQVITKLLYLLNQGESFTKFEATDVFFAVTKLFQSRDLGLRRMVYLIIKELSPSSDEVIIVTSSLMKDMNSKTDMYRANAIRVLCRIVDGTLLTQIERYLKQAIVDKNPVVASAALVSGIHLLQTNPEIVKRWSNEVQEAVQSRAALVQFHALALLHQVRQNDRLAVSKLVTSLTKGTVRSPLAQCLLIRYTSQVIRESGMNQAGDRPFYDYLESCLRHKAEMVIFEAARAITELSGVTSRELTPAITVLQLFLTSSKPVLRFAAVRTLNKVAMTHPLAVTNCNIDMESLISDQNRSIATLAITTLLKTGNESSVDRLMKQITNFMSDIADEFKIVVVEAIRSLCLKFPLKYKSLMNFLSNILREEGGFEYKKAIVDSIVIFIREIPDAKESGLLHLCEFIEDCEFTYLSTQILHFLGIEGPKTSDPSKYIRYIYNRVILENATVRASAVSTLAKFGAMVDPLKPRIFILLRRCLFDSDDEVRDRATLYLNTLGGDGSVVETDKDVKEFLFGSLDVPLVNLETSLKNYEPSEEPFDIYSVPKEVKSQQHVEKKSQTKKPSGLGAPLPAPTSTTDAYEKLLSSIPEFSNFGKLFKSSTPVELTEAETEYAVNAVKHIFDGHVVFQYNCTNTIPEQLLENVSVIVDASEAEEFSEVAIKPIRSLPYDSPGQTFVAFEKPVGVTSFGRFSNTLKFIVKEVDTSSGEAEDDGVEDEYQLEDLEVVAADYILKVGVSNFKNAWESLDPDCERVDEYGLGPRETLAEAITVVTNLLGMQPCEGTEVVPKNARSHTCLLSGIYIGNFKVLVRVSFGFDGPKEVAMKLAVRSDDISVSEAIHEIVASG, from the exons ATGGCTCAGTTCGTGAAGAAAGACGATGATCTCGACGGCGAAG AGTATTCCCCATTTCTTGGAATCGAGAAGGGAGCAGTTCTTCAAGAAGCCAGAGTTTTTAACGACCCTCAGCTGGATCCCAGAAGATGTTCAcag GTCATCACGAAGCTGCTGTATCTTCTGAATCAGGGGGAGTCATTTACGAAG TTTGAAGCAACAGACGTATTCTTCGCTGTCACAAAACTTTTTCAGTCAAGAGATCTTGGTCTGAGGAGGATGGTTTATCTGATAATTAAAGAGCTCTCTCCATCTTCTGATGAG GTTATCATTGTCACAAGCTCCCTAATGAAGGACATGAATAGCAAGACTGATATGTACCGGGCAAATGCTATCCGTGTTCTTTGCCGTATAGTAGATGGCACACTTCTGACACAAATTGAGAGATACTTGAAGCAAGCTATCGTTGACAAAAACCCTGTAGTTGCAAGTGCAGCCCTTGTTAGTGGAATTCATTTGTTGCAG ACAAACCCAGAAATTGTGAAGAGGTGGAGTAACGAAGTACAGGAAGCTGTTCAATCAAGGGCAGCACTTGTACAGTTTCACGCGCTTGCTCTGCTTCATCAG GTTCGACAAAATGACCGGCTGGCTGTTAGTAAGCTAGTAACAAGCTTGACCAAGGGAACTGTTCGCTCCCCCTTAGCACAATGTTTACTGATTCGCTATACTAGTCAG GTTATCAGAGAGTCGGGTATGAACCAAGCTGGAGACAGGCCTTTTTATGACTACCTTGAAAGCTGTCTCCGTCACAAAGCAGAAATGGTTATCTTTGAAGCAGCTAGGGCGATTACTGAGTTGAGTGGTGTGACTAGTCGCGAACTGACTCCTGCAATTACTGTTCTGCAACTCTTCCTAACTTCTTCTAAGCCAGTACTTAGATTTGCTGCTGTTCGTACTTTAAATAAG gtGGCTATGACCCATCCATTGGCTGTAACCAATTGCAATATAGATATGGAAAGCTTAATTTCAGACCAGAATAGAAGCATAGCCACCCTTGCCATAACCACACTACTGAAAACAGGCAATGAATCAAGCGTTGATCGTTTGATGAAACAAATAACCAATTTCATGTCCGACATTGCTGATGAGTTCAAAATCGTAGTGGTGGAAGCCATCAGATCATTGTGTTTAAAGTTCCCCCTTAAGTACAAATCTCT GATGAATTTCTTAAGCAATATACTAAGGGAGGAAGGTGGTTTTGAGTACAAAAAGGCAATCGTTGATTCAATTGTGATCTTCATAAGAGAGATCCCAGATGCAAAAGAGAGTGGGTTGCTTCATCTATGTGAATTTATCGAGGATTGTGAATTCACTTATCTTTCTACCCAG ATACTACATTTTCTTGGTATTGAAGGACCAAAAACTTCTGACCCTAGCAAATACATAAGGTATATCTATAATAGAGTTATACTTGAGAATGCAACTGTCCGCGCCAGTGCTGTGAGCACATTAGCAAAGTTTGGTGCTATGGTTGATCCATTGAAG CCCCGCATATTTATTCTGCTAAGACGTTGTCTCTTTGACAGCGATGATGAG GTTCGTGACAGGGCTACACTATATTTAAATACACTTGGTGGTGATGGTTCAGTTGTTGAAACTGATAAAGATGTGAAGGAATTTCTCTTTGGGTCACTTGATGTCCCACTGGTTAACCTGGAGACAAGTTTAAAGAACTAT GAGCCCTCTGAGGAACCTTTTGATATTTATTCTGTGCCCAAGGAAGTCAAATCTCAGCAACATGTAGAGAAGAAATCACAGACTAAAAAGCCTTCAGGTTTAGGTGCTCCGCTACCTGCTCCTACATCTACCACGGACGCCTATGAAAAACTCTTATCATCTATCCCAGAATTTTCCAATTTTGGGAAGCTTTTCAAG TCCTCGACGCCAGTGGAGCTCACAGAGGCTGAAACAGAGTATGCAGTCAATGCCGTCAAACACATTTTTGATGGGCATGTGGTGTTTCAATATAACTGCACCAATACAATTCCTGAACAACTGTTAGAAAAC GTTTCTGTTATTGTGGATGCTTCTGAAGCTGAGGAATTTTCAGAAGTAGCAATCAAGCCTATACGTTCTCTTCCATATGATTCACCTGGACAGACATTTGTGGCTTTTGAGAAGCCAGTAGGCGTCACTTCATTTGGAAGATTCTCAAATACTCTGAAATTTATTGTTAAAGAG GTTGATACTTCTTCTGGCGAGGCTGAGGATGATGGGGTGGAAGACGAATACCAGTTGGAGGATCTTGAGGTAGTTGCAGCTGATTACATTTTGAAGGTGGGGGTCTCCAATTTTAAGAATGCCTGGGAAAGTTTGGACCCAGATTGTGAGCGTGTAGATGAGTATGGGCTTGGACCAAGGGAAACCTTGGCGGAAGCCATCACTGTTGTGACCAACCTTCTTGGCATGCAGCCTTGCGAG GGAACAGAGGTTGTCCCCAAAAATGCTAGATCACACACATGTTTGTTGTCTGGTATATACATTGGCAACTTCAAGGTGCTTGTCAGGGTATCATTTGGTTTCGATGGACCAAAGGAGGTGGCAATGAAGCTTGCCGTCAGATCTGATGATATATCTGTCAGTGAAGCTATTCATGAAATTGTGGCAAGTGGCTAG
- the LOC108202500 gene encoding glucan endo-1,3-beta-D-glucosidase, whose protein sequence is MAITMLSYMLFILVLQSPYFARSQSFIGVNYGQLSDNLPAPAVTAKLLQSTAIGKVRLYNADVAIIKSLANTGIGIVIGVANGEIPGLASDPNVAGQWVGSNVLPFYPGSKIEVITVGNEVMTSGDQGLMAQLLPAMQNVQNALNAASLGGKVKVSTVHSMSVLANSDPPSSGSFNSGFSDTMRALLQFQRTTGSPFMINPYPFFAYQSDPRPETLAFCLFQPNAGRVDSASGIKYMNMFDAQVDAVKSALNSMGFKEIEIVVAETGWPYKGDPNEVGPSVDNAKAYNGNLISHLRSKVGTPQMPGKSVDTYIFALYDENLKPGPGSERAFGLFKQDLSMIYDVGLLKTSQTPTTPTTPSPATPAPKAAAWCVPKPGVSDAQLQSNLDYVCGHGLDCSPIQPGGACYEPATILAHAAYAMNLYYQSSGKNPWNCDFARTATLSSTNPSYNGCIYPGGN, encoded by the exons ATGGCCATCACTATGCTTTCTTACATGCTCTTTATACTTGTGCTGCAGTCTCCTTACTTTGCTA GGTCACAATCTTTTATCGGGGTGAATTATGGTCAACTTTCCGATAACTTACCGGCGCCGGCGGTGACAGCGAAGCTACTTCAGTCAACGGCGATTGGAAAAGTGAGGCTTTACAATGCTGACGTGGCAATTATCAAGTCACTGGCTAATACTGGGATAGGGATAGTGATCGGAGTGGCAAATGGGGAGATTCCGGGTCTTGCATCCGACCCGAATGTGGCGGGTCAATGGGTCGGGTCAAATGTGTTGCCATTTTACCCGGGAAGTAAGATTGAGGTCATAACTGTTGGAAATGAAGTGATGACTTCTGGTGATCAGGGTCTTATGGCACAGCTCTTGCCTGCCATGCAAAATGTCCAAAATGCCCTTAATGCAG CTTCTTTGGGTGGGAAAGTTAAGGTCTCTACTGTGCATTCTATGTCAGTGTTGGCTAATTCTGATCCGCCATCATCAGGAAGTTTTAATTCTGGTTTTAGTGACACAATGAGAGCATTGTTGCAGTTTCAAAGAACCACTGGTTCTCCTTTTATGATAAATCCGTACCCCTTCTTCGCATACCAAAGTGATCCGAGGCCAGAAACACTTGCATTTTGTTTATTTCAACCCAATGCAGGGCGAGTGGACTCTGCAAGTGGTATCAAGTACATGAACATGTTTGATGCTCAG GTTGATGCTGTAAAATCGGCCTTAAATTCGATGGGATTCAAAGAGATAGAGATTGTGGTTGCAGAGACAGGGTGGCCTTACAAGGGGGATCCCAATGAGGTCGGCCCTAGTGTGGACAATGCAAAGGCTTATAATGGAAATTTGATCAGCCATCTTAGGTCAAAAGTAGGAACTCCACAGATGCCCGGGAAGTCAGTTGACACCTACATCTTTGCACTCTATGATGAGAATTTGAAGCCTGGTCCCGGCTCAGAGCGCGCGTTTGGGCTTTTTAAGCAGGATCTTTCCATGATTTATGATGTTGGTCTCTTGAAGACTAGCCAG ACTCCGACCACTCCTACGACTCCTTCTCCAGCCACTCCAGCACCAAAGGCTGCAGCCTGGTGTGTTCCGAAGCCTGGCGTTTCTGATGCTCAGTTACAATCAAATCTCGACTACGTCTGCGGCCATGGTCTTGATTGTAGCCCTATTCAACCAGGTGGTGCCTGTTATGAACCAGCTACCATACTAGCTCATGCAGCATACGCAATGAATCTATACTATCAAAGTTCTGGGAAAAATCCATGGAATTGTGATTTTGCTCGAACTGCAACTCTCTCTTCCACTAACCCAA GCTACAATGGTTGCATCTATCCAGGTGGAAACTGA
- the LOC108202499 gene encoding coatomer subunit gamma-2 isoform X1 gives MAQFVKKDDDLDGEAEYSPFLGIEKGAVLQEARVFNDPQLDPRRCSQVITKLLYLLNQGESFTKFEATDVFFAVTKLFQSRDLGLRRMVYLIIKELSPSSDEVIIVTSSLMKDMNSKTDMYRANAIRVLCRIVDGTLLTQIERYLKQAIVDKNPVVASAALVSGIHLLQTNPEIVKRWSNEVQEAVQSRAALVQFHALALLHQVRQNDRLAVSKLVTSLTKGTVRSPLAQCLLIRYTSQVIRESGMNQAGDRPFYDYLESCLRHKAEMVIFEAARAITELSGVTSRELTPAITVLQLFLTSSKPVLRFAAVRTLNKVAMTHPLAVTNCNIDMESLISDQNRSIATLAITTLLKTGNESSVDRLMKQITNFMSDIADEFKIVVVEAIRSLCLKFPLKYKSLMNFLSNILREEGGFEYKKAIVDSIVIFIREIPDAKESGLLHLCEFIEDCEFTYLSTQILHFLGIEGPKTSDPSKYIRYIYNRVILENATVRASAVSTLAKFGAMVDPLKPRIFILLRRCLFDSDDEVRDRATLYLNTLGGDGSVVETDKDVKEFLFGSLDVPLVNLETSLKNYEPSEEPFDIYSVPKEVKSQQHVEKKSQTKKPSGLGAPLPAPTSTTDAYEKLLSSIPEFSNFGKLFKSSTPVELTEAETEYAVNAVKHIFDGHVVFQYNCTNTIPEQLLENVSVIVDASEAEEFSEVAIKPIRSLPYDSPGQTFVAFEKPVGVTSFGRFSNTLKFIVKEVDTSSGEAEDDGVEDEYQLEDLEVVAADYILKVGVSNFKNAWESLDPDCERVDEYGLGPRETLAEAITVVTNLLGMQPCEGTEVVPKNARSHTCLLSGIYIGNFKVLVRVSFGFDGPKEVAMKLAVRSDDISVSEAIHEIVASG, from the exons ATGGCTCAGTTCGTGAAGAAAGACGATGATCTCGACGGCGAAG CAGAGTATTCCCCATTTCTTGGAATCGAGAAGGGAGCAGTTCTTCAAGAAGCCAGAGTTTTTAACGACCCTCAGCTGGATCCCAGAAGATGTTCAcag GTCATCACGAAGCTGCTGTATCTTCTGAATCAGGGGGAGTCATTTACGAAG TTTGAAGCAACAGACGTATTCTTCGCTGTCACAAAACTTTTTCAGTCAAGAGATCTTGGTCTGAGGAGGATGGTTTATCTGATAATTAAAGAGCTCTCTCCATCTTCTGATGAG GTTATCATTGTCACAAGCTCCCTAATGAAGGACATGAATAGCAAGACTGATATGTACCGGGCAAATGCTATCCGTGTTCTTTGCCGTATAGTAGATGGCACACTTCTGACACAAATTGAGAGATACTTGAAGCAAGCTATCGTTGACAAAAACCCTGTAGTTGCAAGTGCAGCCCTTGTTAGTGGAATTCATTTGTTGCAG ACAAACCCAGAAATTGTGAAGAGGTGGAGTAACGAAGTACAGGAAGCTGTTCAATCAAGGGCAGCACTTGTACAGTTTCACGCGCTTGCTCTGCTTCATCAG GTTCGACAAAATGACCGGCTGGCTGTTAGTAAGCTAGTAACAAGCTTGACCAAGGGAACTGTTCGCTCCCCCTTAGCACAATGTTTACTGATTCGCTATACTAGTCAG GTTATCAGAGAGTCGGGTATGAACCAAGCTGGAGACAGGCCTTTTTATGACTACCTTGAAAGCTGTCTCCGTCACAAAGCAGAAATGGTTATCTTTGAAGCAGCTAGGGCGATTACTGAGTTGAGTGGTGTGACTAGTCGCGAACTGACTCCTGCAATTACTGTTCTGCAACTCTTCCTAACTTCTTCTAAGCCAGTACTTAGATTTGCTGCTGTTCGTACTTTAAATAAG gtGGCTATGACCCATCCATTGGCTGTAACCAATTGCAATATAGATATGGAAAGCTTAATTTCAGACCAGAATAGAAGCATAGCCACCCTTGCCATAACCACACTACTGAAAACAGGCAATGAATCAAGCGTTGATCGTTTGATGAAACAAATAACCAATTTCATGTCCGACATTGCTGATGAGTTCAAAATCGTAGTGGTGGAAGCCATCAGATCATTGTGTTTAAAGTTCCCCCTTAAGTACAAATCTCT GATGAATTTCTTAAGCAATATACTAAGGGAGGAAGGTGGTTTTGAGTACAAAAAGGCAATCGTTGATTCAATTGTGATCTTCATAAGAGAGATCCCAGATGCAAAAGAGAGTGGGTTGCTTCATCTATGTGAATTTATCGAGGATTGTGAATTCACTTATCTTTCTACCCAG ATACTACATTTTCTTGGTATTGAAGGACCAAAAACTTCTGACCCTAGCAAATACATAAGGTATATCTATAATAGAGTTATACTTGAGAATGCAACTGTCCGCGCCAGTGCTGTGAGCACATTAGCAAAGTTTGGTGCTATGGTTGATCCATTGAAG CCCCGCATATTTATTCTGCTAAGACGTTGTCTCTTTGACAGCGATGATGAG GTTCGTGACAGGGCTACACTATATTTAAATACACTTGGTGGTGATGGTTCAGTTGTTGAAACTGATAAAGATGTGAAGGAATTTCTCTTTGGGTCACTTGATGTCCCACTGGTTAACCTGGAGACAAGTTTAAAGAACTAT GAGCCCTCTGAGGAACCTTTTGATATTTATTCTGTGCCCAAGGAAGTCAAATCTCAGCAACATGTAGAGAAGAAATCACAGACTAAAAAGCCTTCAGGTTTAGGTGCTCCGCTACCTGCTCCTACATCTACCACGGACGCCTATGAAAAACTCTTATCATCTATCCCAGAATTTTCCAATTTTGGGAAGCTTTTCAAG TCCTCGACGCCAGTGGAGCTCACAGAGGCTGAAACAGAGTATGCAGTCAATGCCGTCAAACACATTTTTGATGGGCATGTGGTGTTTCAATATAACTGCACCAATACAATTCCTGAACAACTGTTAGAAAAC GTTTCTGTTATTGTGGATGCTTCTGAAGCTGAGGAATTTTCAGAAGTAGCAATCAAGCCTATACGTTCTCTTCCATATGATTCACCTGGACAGACATTTGTGGCTTTTGAGAAGCCAGTAGGCGTCACTTCATTTGGAAGATTCTCAAATACTCTGAAATTTATTGTTAAAGAG GTTGATACTTCTTCTGGCGAGGCTGAGGATGATGGGGTGGAAGACGAATACCAGTTGGAGGATCTTGAGGTAGTTGCAGCTGATTACATTTTGAAGGTGGGGGTCTCCAATTTTAAGAATGCCTGGGAAAGTTTGGACCCAGATTGTGAGCGTGTAGATGAGTATGGGCTTGGACCAAGGGAAACCTTGGCGGAAGCCATCACTGTTGTGACCAACCTTCTTGGCATGCAGCCTTGCGAG GGAACAGAGGTTGTCCCCAAAAATGCTAGATCACACACATGTTTGTTGTCTGGTATATACATTGGCAACTTCAAGGTGCTTGTCAGGGTATCATTTGGTTTCGATGGACCAAAGGAGGTGGCAATGAAGCTTGCCGTCAGATCTGATGATATATCTGTCAGTGAAGCTATTCATGAAATTGTGGCAAGTGGCTAG
- the LOC108200991 gene encoding BURP domain protein USPL1, giving the protein MAFGFASYNFLICALLVLQCGYSISARMTIERRMYLEEEIDDDLINITNPKPSYNVWFTPKDLYKGFTKPVYFEKEDPAKMPYFLSKEEADAIPFAIPELDNILARFSISRNSPQGKAIAYTIYNCDLHPTGHMIASCVSSLESMLDLVQKSYGPNTNFDLYTSVIHHSENTPLLQNYTFLDTPYQIPTQKMIACHPMPYPYAIFYCHGHLDGSTKVYKIPLGGEYGDRVEAIAVCHADTSGWDKDHISFKMLHMKPGSGPVCHVIPQNNFVWIPTISVQ; this is encoded by the exons atggCTTTTGGATTTGCATCCTACAACTTTCTCATATGTGCTCTACTTGTTTTACAG TGTGGATATAGCATCAGTGCTCGGATGACCATTGAACGAAGAATGTATCTCGAAGAAGAAATTGATGATGATTTAATAAACATCACAAATCCGAAACCTTCTTATAATGTTTGGTTTACACCAAAAGATCTTTACAAGGGTTTTACAAAGCCtgtttattttgaaaaagaagatcCAGCAAAAATGCCTTATTTTCTCTCCAAAGAAGAAGCTGATGCAATCCCATTTGCTATACCTGAACTTGATAACATACTCGCCCGTTTCTCTATTTCCAGGAACTCCCCACAAGGCAAAGCCATCGCATATACAATTTATAACTGTGATTTGCATCCCACAGGCCACATGATTGCGAGTTGTGTTTCGTCGCTAGAGTCCATGCTTGATTTAGTCCAAAAGTCTTACGGACCGAATACCAACTTTGATCTCTACACATCAGTCATTCACCATTCAGAAAATACTCCACTtttacaaaactacactttCCTTGACACTCCTTACCAGATTCCAACACAAAAAATGATCGCTTGTCACCCAATGCCTTATCCGTACGCGATTTTCTACTGTCATGGTCATTTAGATGGTTCCACAAAAGTATATAAGATTCCGCTCGGCGGTGAATATGGAGATAGAGTTGAAGCTATAGCTGTTTGTCATGCGGATACTTCTGGTTGGGATAAAGAccatatttcttttaaaatgttGCATATGAAGCCTGGGAGTGGGCCTGTTTGCCATGTTATTccacaaaataattttgtgtgGATTCCTACAATTTCTGTTCAGTAG